Proteins encoded within one genomic window of Pseudomonas cannabina:
- a CDS encoding IS5-like element ISPsy19 family transposase, with the protein MPKTGRPRSIAAEHYPVLVKLAHAQPYSSQAELALVFFAETGITAHPDTFAKALKMAGITRVKQRAKGSFQSPEPNKAYGYNETHRRQLPEQLYPSCLTDTEWALVADLFESQGGRGVPPLHSRRTLLEACCYVVRTGCSWRMLPRDFPHWDNVYKTFRRWSAQGKFEQMHDRLRAQWREREERADSPSAAILDSQSTRSSPQGGDSGYDAGKKVKGRKRSLIVDTLGLLLAVSISAASVQDRDAADDAVAYSKEKYPSLSTLFVDSAYAGKWAQRTHQLHAIDVQVIRGPNNRRTGQWHSEQGDLFSVEPVQTGFVVMPKRWVVERTHAWNERARRLIMHHDRLFAVSEAWVWLAEARILARRPTT; encoded by the coding sequence ATGCCTAAAACCGGACGTCCTCGCTCGATTGCCGCCGAGCACTATCCCGTGCTGGTGAAACTCGCTCATGCACAGCCCTATTCCAGCCAGGCCGAATTGGCGCTCGTATTCTTCGCCGAAACCGGTATCACTGCGCATCCCGACACCTTTGCAAAAGCGTTGAAAATGGCAGGGATTACGCGTGTAAAGCAGCGGGCCAAGGGAAGTTTTCAGTCACCTGAACCTAATAAAGCCTATGGCTACAATGAAACCCACCGCCGCCAACTGCCGGAGCAGCTATATCCGAGTTGCTTGACAGATACCGAGTGGGCACTGGTCGCCGACCTGTTTGAAAGCCAGGGCGGACGAGGAGTGCCACCGCTTCACTCTCGGCGCACGTTGCTGGAAGCCTGTTGCTATGTCGTACGCACGGGGTGCTCATGGCGAATGCTACCCCGCGATTTTCCTCATTGGGACAATGTCTACAAAACGTTCCGCCGGTGGAGCGCTCAAGGCAAGTTCGAGCAAATGCATGATCGCTTGCGAGCTCAATGGCGTGAGCGGGAAGAACGCGCTGACAGCCCGTCAGCAGCGATCCTGGATTCACAGTCGACCCGCAGTTCTCCTCAAGGCGGTGACAGCGGCTACGACGCAGGCAAAAAAGTGAAGGGGCGTAAACGAAGTCTGATTGTCGATACATTGGGCCTGCTGCTGGCTGTCAGTATCAGTGCTGCAAGCGTGCAGGATCGTGACGCGGCGGATGATGCGGTGGCGTACTCGAAGGAAAAATATCCGTCACTGAGCACGCTTTTTGTTGATAGTGCGTACGCAGGAAAATGGGCACAGCGCACCCATCAACTGCACGCTATCGATGTTCAAGTGATCCGTGGCCCGAATAACAGAAGAACAGGGCAATGGCACTCTGAACAAGGCGATCTATTTTCCGTGGAGCCTGTTCAGACTGGATTTGTGGTCATGCCCAAGCGATGGGTAGTGGAGCGAACTCATGCCTGGAATGAGAGAGCTCGGCGACTGATCATGCATCATGATCGCCTTTTTGCGGTAAGCGAGGCATGGGTTTGGTTGGCCGAGGCTCGAATACTCGCGCGCCGACCCACTACATGA
- a CDS encoding methyl-accepting chemotaxis protein, whose protein sequence is MRNNQPITQRERTFPAEQRLISTTDTRGTITYCNDAFVDISGYSEAELLGAAHNTVRHPDVPPAVFEHMWTTLKTGQPWMGIVKNRCKNGDHYWVNAYVTPVLENRSVVGFESVRIKPTAEQIRRAEALYKRLNLGKSAVPGRDQWLPVLQDWLPFILVSQLSFLIGVWLNSQWGFALAAALSVPLGLLGLSWQQRGTKRLLRLAEQTTSDPLIAQMYTDSRGPQARLEMSILSQEARMKTCLTRLQDTAEHLNHQARQSNSLARESSTGLERQRVETEQVAAAINQMAATTQEVASHVNRAADATQQANELTRRGRDIAGETREAIQRLSTAVGETGLTVTRLAKDSDEIGGVVDVIKGIADQTNLLALNAAIEAARAGEMGRGFAVVADEVRQLAKRTAESTGQIHGLIAKLQQTATDAVQTMDAGRRQAEEGVARVLEADQALVGISEAVANITDMTTQIATATEEQSAVAEEINRNISTIAELADKTADEARRSAVLSGELTNTANSQYSLVERFNR, encoded by the coding sequence ATGCGCAATAACCAGCCCATCACTCAACGTGAGCGGACATTTCCTGCCGAACAACGACTGATCTCCACCACCGACACGCGTGGCACGATTACTTACTGTAACGATGCCTTCGTCGACATCAGCGGTTACAGCGAAGCCGAATTGCTCGGTGCCGCGCACAACACCGTCCGCCATCCGGATGTCCCGCCTGCCGTCTTCGAACACATGTGGACCACGCTCAAGACCGGCCAGCCGTGGATGGGCATCGTCAAGAATCGTTGCAAGAATGGCGACCACTATTGGGTCAACGCCTATGTGACGCCGGTGCTGGAAAACCGCAGCGTCGTCGGTTTCGAGTCGGTGCGTATCAAACCGACCGCCGAACAGATTCGCCGCGCCGAAGCACTGTATAAACGCCTTAATCTGGGCAAAAGCGCGGTGCCGGGTCGTGACCAGTGGCTGCCGGTGTTGCAGGACTGGCTGCCGTTCATTCTGGTCAGCCAGTTGAGCTTTTTGATTGGTGTGTGGCTGAACTCACAGTGGGGCTTCGCGCTTGCCGCCGCATTGTCAGTGCCGCTCGGCCTGCTCGGCCTGTCGTGGCAACAGCGCGGCACCAAACGCTTGCTGCGTCTGGCGGAGCAGACCACCTCCGACCCGCTGATTGCCCAGATGTACACCGACAGCCGCGGCCCGCAGGCACGTCTGGAGATGTCGATTCTCAGCCAGGAAGCGCGCATGAAGACCTGCCTGACGCGCTTGCAGGACACCGCCGAGCATCTGAACCATCAGGCCCGCCAGTCCAACTCGCTGGCCAGGGAGAGCTCGACCGGGCTGGAACGTCAGCGAGTGGAGACCGAGCAGGTCGCCGCAGCCATCAACCAGATGGCAGCTACCACTCAGGAAGTGGCCAGCCACGTGAATCGCGCCGCTGACGCCACTCAGCAGGCCAATGAGCTGACCCGTCGCGGCCGCGATATTGCGGGCGAAACCCGCGAGGCCATTCAACGCCTCTCCACTGCGGTGGGCGAAACCGGCCTGACCGTGACGCGGCTGGCCAAGGACAGCGACGAAATCGGCGGCGTGGTCGATGTGATCAAAGGTATCGCTGACCAGACCAACCTGTTGGCCCTCAACGCCGCCATCGAAGCGGCACGCGCGGGTGAGATGGGCCGTGGCTTTGCAGTCGTGGCCGATGAAGTACGCCAACTGGCGAAGCGCACCGCCGAGTCCACCGGGCAGATTCACGGCCTGATCGCCAAATTGCAGCAGACCGCAACCGACGCCGTGCAGACCATGGACGCCGGACGTCGTCAGGCCGAAGAAGGCGTGGCCCGGGTACTGGAAGCGGATCAGGCACTGGTCGGCATCAGCGAAGCAGTGGCCAACATCACCGACATGACGACCCAGATCGCCACGGCCACCGAAGAACAAAGCGCTGTGGCCGAGGAAATCAACCGCAACATTTCCACCATCGCCGAACTGGCTGACAAGACCGCCGACGAAGCCCGGCGCTCGGCCGTATTGAGCGGGGAACTGACGAATACTGCCAACTCGCAATACTCACTGGTCGAGCGTTTTAATCGCTGA